In Pseudomonas sp. GCEP-101, one DNA window encodes the following:
- the nadC gene encoding carboxylating nicotinate-nucleotide diphosphorylase: MPNLNLAELSGEIQANVRAALAEDVGSGDITAQLIPAERVASARIITRENATLAGTAWVDEVFRQVDPRVQVKWQVRDGEQVSADQTLFTLEGPARALLTGERSALNFLQLLSGTATRARHYADLVDGTGVKLLDTRKTLPGLRLAQKYAITCGGCHNHRIGLYDAFLIKENHIAACGGIALAIAAAHQIAPGKPVEIEVEDLDELRQALDAGADIVMLDELSLDDMRTAVALTAGRAKLEASGGITEATLRTIAETGVDYISIGTLTKDVKALDLSMRLSL, from the coding sequence ATGCCCAACCTCAACCTCGCCGAGCTTTCCGGGGAAATCCAGGCCAACGTCCGCGCCGCGCTGGCCGAAGACGTCGGCAGCGGCGACATCACCGCCCAACTGATCCCCGCCGAGCGCGTCGCCAGCGCTCGCATCATCACCCGCGAGAACGCCACGCTCGCCGGCACCGCCTGGGTCGACGAAGTGTTCCGCCAGGTCGATCCGCGCGTGCAGGTGAAATGGCAGGTGCGCGACGGCGAGCAGGTCAGCGCCGACCAGACCCTGTTCACCCTGGAAGGCCCCGCCCGCGCCCTGCTCACCGGGGAGCGCAGCGCACTGAACTTCCTGCAGTTGCTCTCCGGCACCGCCACCCGTGCCCGTCACTACGCCGACCTGGTGGACGGCACCGGCGTGAAGCTGCTCGACACCCGCAAGACCCTGCCCGGCCTGCGCCTGGCGCAGAAATACGCCATCACCTGCGGCGGCTGCCATAACCACCGCATCGGCCTGTACGACGCCTTCCTCATCAAGGAAAACCACATCGCCGCCTGCGGCGGCATCGCCCTGGCCATCGCCGCCGCCCACCAGATCGCCCCTGGCAAGCCGGTGGAGATCGAGGTGGAAGACCTCGACGAGCTGCGCCAGGCCCTGGACGCCGGCGCCGACATCGTCATGCTCGACGAGCTGAGCCTGGACGACATGCGCACCGCCGTCGCCCTCACCGCCGGCCGCGCCAAGCTGGAAGCCTCGGGCGGCATCACCGAGGCCACCCTGCGCACCATCGCAGAGACCGGCGTGGACTACATCTCCATCGGCACCCTGACCAAGGACGTCAAGGCGCTGGACCTGTCGATGCGCCTGAGCCTGTAA